The following coding sequences lie in one Eubacterium ventriosum genomic window:
- a CDS encoding discoidin domain-containing protein, translating to MNVKLKKILAMILSVCLVFSGLTFFKGMETNAADKGDDTMNILFIGNSMTYYNTLCSVVEGLANHYGHKVKCTAATNGGYTLIRNAKADNVITAIQKGGYDKVIIQDIVGSFDADNHMEGVQTITEMIKQYSPDAKIYSYEPWPTKDSILGENSKLPYFTYYYIKAAKKYCNGVAPAGEAFYDMYKTEGKDYYCTDGKHPMPLGTFVSATSVFYTIFPEEAQKTFSGDDYTYVTNLIHKNIAYVGASNTEVYDNDELNKISQYSYTRAHQVNEVIEANTTYTSVAGEYVDADAEVNPDELEPITGSDVDRSIFEATENIAKGCSVVASSEKNDKAANVTDGKLGTRWESEWNVDPQWLYVDLGSVKNINKVGFSWEGAYAKRYYVQISNNATDWKTVAAVKATSAKTVQITLDKTYSARYVRMYGTRRGLDAYGYSMYEMGVWEAKEVPTTETTTTVDVTTEAPTTKAPTTVVPTTEAPTTEAPTTEAPTTAEATTEAPTTEAPTTTEPTTESPTTEAPTTAKPTTETPITEATTTTKNIQNASTEIGTETTVGPTVKITPAKVKVKKVARKAKGTKAKISLKKVKGATGYVVKISTSKKFKKKTTITKNVKLTTFTLKKLKKNKKYYIKVRAVRKTGKTKVYGLWSKPKRI from the coding sequence ATGAACGTGAAATTAAAGAAAATATTAGCAATGATACTTAGTGTTTGCCTTGTTTTTTCAGGATTAACCTTTTTTAAAGGGATGGAAACAAATGCAGCAGACAAAGGGGATGACACAATGAATATTTTGTTTATAGGAAATTCAATGACATATTACAATACGCTTTGCAGCGTAGTTGAAGGCCTTGCAAATCATTACGGACATAAAGTTAAGTGTACAGCAGCAACAAACGGTGGCTATACACTTATCAGAAATGCAAAAGCCGATAATGTAATAACAGCAATACAAAAAGGTGGATATGACAAGGTAATTATTCAGGACATAGTTGGAAGTTTTGATGCAGATAATCATATGGAAGGTGTTCAGACTATTACTGAAATGATTAAGCAGTACAGCCCTGATGCAAAGATTTATTCATATGAACCATGGCCAACTAAAGATTCAATTCTTGGAGAAAACAGTAAGCTTCCATATTTTACATATTATTACATAAAGGCAGCAAAAAAATATTGTAATGGTGTGGCACCGGCAGGAGAAGCTTTCTACGATATGTATAAAACAGAAGGAAAAGATTACTACTGCACAGATGGCAAGCATCCAATGCCACTTGGAACTTTTGTTTCGGCAACAAGTGTATTCTATACAATATTCCCGGAAGAAGCGCAGAAAACTTTTAGTGGAGACGACTATACATACGTAACAAATTTAATACACAAAAACATTGCATATGTAGGAGCAAGTAATACAGAAGTTTACGACAATGATGAGCTAAATAAAATATCACAGTATTCATATACAAGAGCACATCAGGTAAATGAAGTAATTGAAGCAAATACAACTTATACATCTGTCGCAGGAGAATATGTTGATGCAGATGCAGAAGTAAATCCTGACGAATTAGAACCAATAACAGGTAGTGATGTTGACCGAAGTATATTCGAAGCAACCGAAAATATTGCAAAAGGTTGTAGCGTTGTAGCATCATCAGAAAAAAATGACAAGGCTGCAAATGTTACAGATGGAAAACTTGGCACAAGATGGGAATCAGAGTGGAATGTTGATCCACAGTGGTTATATGTTGACCTTGGCAGCGTAAAAAACATCAACAAAGTAGGTTTCTCATGGGAAGGTGCTTACGCAAAAAGATATTATGTACAGATTTCCAATAATGCAACAGACTGGAAGACAGTTGCAGCAGTAAAAGCAACAAGTGCGAAAACAGTTCAGATAACATTGGATAAAACATATAGCGCAAGATACGTAAGAATGTATGGAACAAGAAGAGGATTAGACGCTTACGGATATTCAATGTATGAAATGGGAGTATGGGAAGCTAAAGAAGTTCCAACAACAGAAACAACTACAACTGTTGATGTAACGACAGAGGCACCAACGACAAAAGCACCAACAACAGTGGTACCAACGACAGAAGCGCCTACAACAGAGGCTCCAACAACGGAAGCACCAACAACAGCCGAGGCAACAACAGAGGCACCAACGACAGAAGCGCCTACAACTACTGAGCCAACAACAGAGTCTCCAACAACGGAAGCACCAACAACGGCTAAGCCAACAACAGAAACACCAATAACAGAAGCAACCACCACAACTAAAAATATTCAGAATGCTTCTACAGAAATTGGAACTGAAACAACTGTTGGACCTACAGTAAAAATAACACCAGCTAAAGTTAAGGTTAAAAAAGTTGCAAGAAAAGCTAAGGGTACAAAAGCAAAAATTTCATTAAAGAAGGTAAAAGGTGCAACAGGTTATGTTGTAAAAATATCAACTTCAAAGAAATTTAAAAAGAAAACAACAATAACAAAAAATGTAAAATTAACAACATTTACATTGAAAAAGTTAAAGAAGAACAAAAAGTATTACATTAAAGTAAGAGCAGTCAGAAAAACAGGAAAAACAAAAGTTTATGGTTTATGGAGTAAACCTAAAAGAATTTAA
- a CDS encoding LysR family transcriptional regulator, whose product MELLQLRYFKDAAELENFSMVAKKNMVPQPSISKTIGKLEDELGVLLFDRQGKRIVLNDNGKFFYEKVSTALNNIDSGIEHFKAPVHKDIKIYTQAGSRFVSLLTADFLYSTRDIFISSVNQLSLDNKNGYDFTFMQPQKDMNELKYEKLMDDPIVAVISTKNPLSSSSLLSIKDLRDEKFVAYYRSINLRDFTDDFCKNVGGFVPNVAFESHDYSSIRYMISKNKGIGLMPEKFFRLQPYPNIKIVPLKEQVFRTLVIAWDENTSLSKQAINFLQFTKNWFENI is encoded by the coding sequence ATGGAGTTACTTCAATTAAGATATTTTAAAGATGCTGCAGAACTGGAGAATTTTTCTATGGTCGCCAAGAAAAACATGGTTCCACAGCCATCTATTAGTAAAACAATTGGCAAATTAGAAGATGAGCTTGGAGTTTTGCTTTTTGACAGACAGGGCAAAAGAATTGTTTTAAATGACAACGGGAAATTTTTCTACGAGAAAGTTTCTACTGCTCTTAATAATATTGACAGTGGCATTGAGCATTTTAAAGCCCCTGTACACAAAGATATTAAAATTTATACTCAGGCGGGAAGTCGTTTTGTTTCTCTTCTTACCGCTGATTTTCTATATTCCACAAGGGATATTTTTATTTCTTCTGTTAATCAGTTGTCATTAGATAATAAAAACGGATATGACTTTACTTTTATGCAACCTCAAAAAGATATGAACGAATTAAAATATGAAAAGCTTATGGACGATCCTATTGTTGCTGTTATTTCAACGAAAAATCCTTTAAGCAGTTCTTCTCTTCTTAGCATTAAAGACCTTCGGGATGAAAAGTTTGTTGCCTATTATCGTTCTATTAATTTAAGAGATTTTACAGATGATTTTTGTAAGAATGTTGGTGGATTTGTTCCTAATGTAGCTTTTGAGTCCCACGATTATTCTTCCATTCGTTATATGATTAGCAAAAATAAAGGGATAGGATTGATGCCTGAAAAATTCTTCAGACTTCAACCATATCCCAACATTAAAATCGTACCTTTAAAAGAACAGGTCTTTAGAACCTTAGTTATTGCCTGGGATGAAAACACTTCGCTTAGCAAACAGGCCATTAATTTTCTTCAGTTTACAAAAAACTGGTTTGAAAATATTTAA
- a CDS encoding Tex family protein, with translation MNINHIIANELSVKLWQVDAAIKLIDEGNTIPFIARYRKPVTGELNDEQLRTLDERLKYLRNLEEKKKTVVDSITEQGKMTDEIMSKIAMAETIVAVDDIYRPFRPKRKTRATEAKAKGLEPLADIFLKQEKNKNLEEEAKAFVNEEKGVANVAEAIQGAKDIIAETVSDNDEFRKAIRNIVVKHGLIVSNTKNPEEKTPYENYYDYSEGVNKIPGHRILAINRGEKEKVLNVKIEMPEENIIASLDKVIIKGESQFKPLLKEAIEDGFKRLIKPAIEREIRSQLTEKAEDGAITVFGQNLKQLLMQPPIAGRNVLGWDPAFRTGCKLAVVDNTGKVLYTTVIFPTAPQNKVAESKKIVLDIIKKYNVSLISLGNGTASRESEAVIVDIIKECPTKVEYIIVNEAGASVYSASKLATEEFPNFDVGQRSATSMARRLQDPLAELVKIEPKAIGVGQYQHDMNQKKLDEALSNIVEDCVNNVGVDLNTASAPLLEYVSGISKTIAKNIVEYREENGQFQSRKDLLSVAKLGPKAFEQCAGFMRIREGKEPLDYTSVHPESYSSAKKLLKKYGFTTKDILGGNIHLTDEIKDVKEVAKEIGTDPITLRDMIKELEKPGRDPREEMPKPVLKSDVLDFDDLKEGMELKGTVRNVIDFGAFVDIGVHQDGLVHISEMSNKFIKHPLDVVSVGDVVDVRVLSVDKERKRIQLSMKK, from the coding sequence ATGAACATTAATCATATTATTGCAAATGAGCTTTCAGTTAAGCTTTGGCAGGTTGATGCAGCAATAAAACTTATAGATGAAGGAAACACCATTCCGTTTATTGCAAGATATAGAAAACCGGTAACAGGTGAATTAAATGATGAGCAGTTAAGAACACTTGATGAGCGTTTGAAATATCTTAGAAATTTGGAAGAAAAGAAGAAAACAGTTGTGGATTCCATAACAGAGCAGGGCAAGATGACAGACGAAATAATGTCTAAAATTGCCATGGCAGAAACAATTGTTGCAGTGGATGATATTTACAGACCTTTCAGACCTAAAAGAAAAACAAGAGCCACAGAGGCAAAGGCTAAAGGACTTGAACCTTTAGCTGATATTTTCTTAAAACAGGAAAAAAACAAAAATCTGGAAGAAGAGGCGAAAGCTTTTGTTAATGAAGAAAAAGGTGTAGCCAATGTTGCAGAAGCAATTCAGGGAGCAAAAGACATAATTGCAGAAACGGTATCAGATAATGATGAGTTCCGTAAGGCTATTAGAAATATAGTTGTTAAACATGGTTTAATTGTTTCCAATACTAAAAATCCTGAGGAAAAAACACCATATGAAAACTATTATGATTATAGCGAAGGGGTAAATAAAATTCCGGGGCATAGAATCCTTGCCATTAACAGAGGTGAGAAAGAGAAAGTATTAAATGTAAAAATAGAAATGCCGGAAGAAAATATAATTGCATCCTTAGACAAAGTTATTATAAAAGGCGAATCTCAATTTAAACCGCTGTTAAAAGAGGCGATTGAAGATGGCTTTAAACGTCTTATAAAACCGGCAATTGAAAGAGAAATAAGAAGTCAGCTTACGGAAAAAGCTGAAGATGGAGCAATAACTGTATTTGGACAGAATCTTAAACAATTACTTATGCAGCCTCCTATTGCCGGAAGAAATGTTTTGGGCTGGGATCCGGCGTTTAGAACAGGATGTAAGCTTGCAGTTGTAGACAACACAGGAAAAGTATTGTATACAACGGTAATTTTCCCTACAGCACCGCAGAATAAGGTGGCTGAATCAAAGAAGATTGTTCTTGACATAATTAAGAAATACAATGTTAGTCTTATTTCCCTTGGAAACGGTACAGCTTCAAGGGAATCAGAAGCAGTAATTGTTGACATTATAAAAGAATGCCCTACAAAGGTAGAATACATTATTGTAAATGAAGCGGGAGCTTCCGTATATTCAGCAAGTAAGCTTGCAACAGAAGAATTTCCTAATTTTGATGTTGGACAAAGAAGTGCCACATCAATGGCAAGAAGATTACAGGACCCATTGGCTGAACTTGTAAAAATAGAACCGAAAGCAATAGGGGTTGGTCAGTATCAGCACGATATGAACCAGAAGAAACTGGATGAAGCATTATCTAACATTGTTGAAGATTGCGTTAACAATGTAGGCGTTGACTTAAATACAGCCTCAGCACCGTTACTTGAATATGTTTCAGGTATTAGTAAGACTATTGCAAAAAACATAGTTGAGTATAGAGAAGAAAACGGACAGTTTCAAAGCAGAAAAGATTTGCTTTCAGTAGCAAAGCTTGGACCTAAAGCTTTTGAACAGTGTGCCGGATTTATGAGAATAAGAGAAGGAAAAGAACCACTTGACTATACAAGTGTTCATCCTGAAAGTTATTCATCAGCAAAGAAACTTTTAAAAAAATACGGATTTACAACTAAGGATATTCTTGGTGGAAATATTCATTTAACTGACGAAATAAAAGATGTTAAGGAAGTTGCCAAAGAAATAGGCACTGATCCAATAACATTAAGAGATATGATTAAAGAATTGGAAAAGCCGGGAAGAGATCCGAGAGAAGAAATGCCAAAGCCTGTTTTGAAAAGTGATGTTTTAGATTTTGATGACCTAAAAGAAGGAATGGAATTAAAAGGCACAGTAAGAAATGTAATAGACTTTGGTGCTTTTGTGGATATTGGTGTACATCAGGACGGACTTGTACACATATCAGAAATGAGTAACAAATTTATAAAACATCCGTTAGATGTTGTTTCTGTAGGAGACGTTGTAGACGTAAGAGTTCTTAGTGTAGACAAAGAAAGAAAACGTATACAACTCTCCATGAAGAAATAA
- a CDS encoding phosphatase PAP2 family protein — protein MNRVKKELPKYKHAWPLLYFFIYLPWFLILEQKITPDYAGLHIIHCPLDDMIPFCEWFVIPYLIWFLYIPAVFLFLFYHSKKEFYRMCAYEFTGMTIALIVYTVFPNGLNLRLTDIGRNNILVTIVQFLYASDTPTNVCPSIHVFATISAHLCLVKSKHMQKLNSRKRIKKVSWVLTVLICLSTVFLKQHSVIDLICGAILSIGLYFVVFKWWFGKVKFPAPNVKDPRKHEVLYFLNKKK, from the coding sequence ATGAATAGAGTAAAAAAAGAACTTCCAAAGTACAAACACGCCTGGCCTTTATTGTATTTTTTTATATATTTGCCATGGTTTTTAATATTAGAGCAAAAAATAACTCCGGATTATGCCGGATTACATATTATACATTGTCCCCTTGATGACATGATTCCATTCTGTGAATGGTTTGTAATACCATATCTGATTTGGTTTCTGTACATACCTGCTGTTTTTCTTTTTTTGTTTTACCATTCAAAGAAAGAATTCTATAGAATGTGTGCCTATGAGTTTACAGGAATGACAATTGCACTTATTGTATACACAGTATTTCCTAACGGACTTAATTTAAGATTGACAGATATTGGTCGCAACAACATTCTAGTAACTATCGTTCAGTTCCTTTACGCTAGCGATACACCTACTAATGTTTGCCCAAGCATTCACGTTTTTGCCACAATTTCTGCTCATCTTTGTTTGGTTAAAAGTAAGCATATGCAGAAACTTAATTCAAGAAAACGCATTAAGAAAGTTTCATGGGTTCTTACGGTTCTCATTTGCCTTTCAACTGTTTTCCTGAAACAGCACTCAGTCATTGATTTAATCTGCGGAGCCATACTTTCAATTGGATTATATTTTGTAGTATTTAAGTGGTGGTTCGGCAAGGTTAAATTCCCTGCACCAAATGTAAAAGACCCACGAAAACATGAAGTATTGTACTTCTTGAATAAGAAAAAATAG
- a CDS encoding nucleotidyltransferase domain-containing protein, producing the protein MEKLICSKLHEIEKENNVKILLAVESGSRAWGFASPDSDYDVRFIYVRPKEDYLRLENVRDVIELPIDDVLDINGWDLQKTLRLLYKSNPTLFEWFSSPIVYLETDFADRFRKIMGEYFSTKKSLYHYISMAEGNYREYLKTEMVRAKKYFYVLRPVLTCRWILERGTPPPMLFRELMESELPKELVPEVEKLLDLKMNSPEIKEIPRVDKINEYLNESIEEIKFKLKSVGENKEVQWEELNKVFLEEID; encoded by the coding sequence ATGGAAAAGCTGATTTGCAGTAAGCTTCATGAAATTGAGAAAGAGAATAATGTTAAAATATTGCTGGCAGTTGAATCGGGAAGCAGAGCCTGGGGATTTGCTTCCCCTGACAGCGATTATGATGTAAGATTTATATATGTACGACCAAAGGAAGATTACCTTCGTCTTGAAAATGTTAGGGACGTTATAGAATTGCCAATTGATGATGTGTTAGATATTAATGGTTGGGATTTGCAGAAAACACTTAGACTGCTTTATAAATCAAATCCAACATTGTTTGAATGGTTTTCTTCTCCAATAGTATATTTAGAAACAGACTTTGCTGACAGATTTAGAAAAATTATGGGAGAATATTTTTCTACAAAGAAAAGCCTGTATCACTATATAAGTATGGCAGAGGGAAACTATCGTGAATATCTAAAAACTGAAATGGTAAGGGCAAAGAAATATTTCTACGTACTAAGACCAGTGTTGACATGCAGATGGATTCTTGAAAGGGGAACACCGCCACCGATGTTGTTTAGAGAATTAATGGAAAGTGAACTTCCAAAAGAACTAGTGCCGGAGGTGGAAAAACTTCTGGACTTGAAAATGAACTCACCGGAAATAAAAGAAATTCCACGCGTTGACAAAATCAATGAATACTTAAATGAATCAATTGAGGAAATAAAATTTAAGTTAAAATCAGTGGGAGAAAATAAGGAAGTGCAGTGGGAAGAATTGAATAAAGTGTTTTTGGAAGAGATTGATTAG